From Lysinibacillus sp. SGAir0095, the proteins below share one genomic window:
- a CDS encoding ABC transporter ATP-binding protein: MTLRIEVKNLSFQYRKQDALKDITFTVNENKVYGLLGRNGAGKTTLLSLLASFCEPSSGSITINGENPFENAKIMQHVNFVYNKDFREEADTLKNTLEDVRRYRPYFDLEYADHLIQKFKLAKDKPLKQLSKGMQSAVSVTIGLASRAPITIFDEAYNGMDAPTREIFYQELLEDQSEHPRIIIMSTHLVSEMDYLFDEVLILNKGELVIQEEYETLITKGASFTGSAEIVDSFVQPMNQLNTKQLGSTKSVMVYGEISETVRKEAQVKGLEVGPISLQDLFIHLTEGED; this comes from the coding sequence ATGACCTTGCGTATAGAAGTGAAAAACCTATCCTTTCAATATCGGAAACAAGATGCCTTAAAGGATATTACATTTACCGTAAATGAAAATAAAGTATATGGCTTATTAGGGAGAAATGGTGCAGGAAAGACAACTCTTTTATCTTTGTTAGCTTCATTCTGTGAACCATCAAGCGGTTCAATTACTATCAATGGAGAAAATCCATTTGAAAACGCTAAAATAATGCAGCATGTTAACTTTGTGTATAACAAAGATTTTAGAGAGGAAGCGGATACCTTAAAAAATACATTGGAAGATGTAAGGAGATATCGTCCCTATTTTGATCTGGAGTATGCCGATCATCTAATTCAAAAATTCAAATTAGCGAAAGATAAACCCTTGAAGCAACTTTCAAAAGGAATGCAGTCAGCTGTAAGTGTCACAATTGGGTTAGCAAGTCGTGCGCCAATCACAATTTTTGATGAGGCCTACAATGGGATGGACGCACCTACTAGAGAAATCTTCTATCAGGAATTATTGGAAGACCAATCTGAGCATCCACGTATTATCATTATGTCCACACATCTAGTATCTGAAATGGACTATTTATTTGATGAGGTATTGATATTAAACAAAGGTGAACTTGTTATTCAGGAAGAATACGAAACACTTATTACAAAAGGTGCATCGTTTACTGGTTCTGCAGAAATTGTAGATTCTTTTGTGCAACCTATGAATCAACTCAATACAAAGCAATTAGGGAGTACAAAATCAGTTATGGTGTATGGGGAGATAAGTGAAACTGTACGTAAAGAAGCTCAGGTTAAGGGACTTGAAGTGGGACCAATTTCACTACAGGATCTATTCATCCATCTAACAGAGGGGGAGGACTAA
- a CDS encoding LacI family DNA-binding transcriptional regulator has protein sequence MATISEVAKLAEVSVATVSRYLNNSGYVGAKSREAIESAIQQLNYVPSEVARSLSTKQSDIIGLIIPDIKNPFFPELARAVEDTAFEYGYTVILCNSDESADKEKHYLQKLTKKYVAGIILTSIIEQETHWQDVKLPIVALDRPLNWNIPSVTTNNQKGASLATDYLIRCGAKNLLCISGPKNFVSSQTRVDGFKSASKCREVKTEIIESPYDFEIAEKIVFDYLQKNPSIDGIFACSDASALGALKAAHRLQIRIPEELQIVGFDGIQIGNIVTPSLTTVAQNIYQLGQTAAKLLIKQIEGKKLEQEAVCIDPELIIRETTRKE, from the coding sequence ATGGCTACAATTAGTGAAGTTGCAAAATTAGCTGAAGTATCTGTTGCTACGGTATCTAGATATTTAAATAATAGTGGGTATGTAGGGGCGAAATCACGGGAGGCAATTGAATCTGCCATCCAACAATTAAATTATGTTCCCAGTGAAGTGGCACGTTCTCTCTCTACAAAACAGTCGGATATAATTGGACTGATTATCCCGGATATAAAAAACCCATTCTTTCCTGAATTAGCTAGAGCAGTAGAAGATACAGCCTTTGAATATGGTTATACCGTTATACTATGTAATTCAGATGAGAGTGCGGACAAAGAAAAACACTACTTACAAAAGCTCACAAAAAAATATGTGGCAGGCATTATATTAACTTCGATTATCGAACAAGAAACTCATTGGCAGGATGTTAAGTTGCCAATTGTTGCATTGGATAGACCCTTGAATTGGAATATTCCAAGTGTAACAACAAATAATCAAAAAGGTGCAAGCCTTGCAACGGATTATTTAATTCGATGTGGAGCAAAAAATCTATTATGTATTAGTGGACCAAAAAATTTTGTCTCTTCCCAAACTAGGGTAGACGGTTTTAAATCGGCTAGTAAATGTCGAGAAGTTAAAACTGAAATTATTGAAAGTCCATATGATTTTGAAATAGCAGAAAAGATTGTCTTTGATTATTTACAGAAGAACCCTTCCATTGATGGAATATTTGCTTGTAGTGATGCTTCTGCACTAGGAGCCTTAAAGGCAGCACATAGATTGCAGATCCGAATTCCTGAAGAACTACAGATTGTAGGATTTGATGGCATACAAATCGGAAACATTGTTACCCCGAGTTTAACGACGGTTGCACAAAATATCTATCAACTTGGGCAAACTGCAGCAAAGTTACTAATTAAACAAATCGAAGGAAAAAAATTAGAACAAGAAGCTGTCTGTATCGATCCAGAGCTCATAATTAGGGAAACAACACGAAAGGAATGA
- a CDS encoding sugar ABC transporter ATP-binding protein — MIQMSGISKAFNGNVVLENVQFELANGEIHALMGENGAGKSTMMKILSGIYSKDAGEIKVDGQNVQFKTPKDAEKLGIVVIHQELNMLPDLTVAQNLFLGKELTYGKTGILKNRQMEKEAAQLLSKLGLDINPRTRTGDLSVGKQQIIEIAKAIASDAKYIVMDEPTAALTDREIETLFTTVNELKAKGISFVYISHRMEEIFAICDRITILRDGQYVGVRNIPETNFDEIVAMMVGRELGERFPERSCTIGETKLEVRNLAVNGLFQDVSFKIKKGEVLGVAGLMGAGRTEVAQAIFGYRKLSKGEIFIDGKKTSIKTPIDAMRNGIGFVTEDRKTQGLVLDFSIKDNIALANLEKCSASGVMKKEHENSMVAKYIEDLKIRTSGPEQSAKSLSGGNQQKVVIAKWLGTEPEILILDEPTRGVDIGAKKEIYYIINQLAEAGVAILMISSELPEVIGMADRVIVMQEGKLTGEVNKENMTQEVIMQYATGGEKVVQS; from the coding sequence ATGATTCAAATGTCAGGCATATCTAAAGCATTTAATGGAAACGTCGTGTTAGAAAATGTTCAATTTGAATTAGCTAATGGTGAAATCCATGCCCTTATGGGTGAAAATGGTGCAGGTAAATCTACGATGATGAAAATACTAAGCGGTATCTACTCAAAGGATGCTGGAGAAATCAAAGTAGATGGACAGAATGTACAATTTAAAACACCCAAGGATGCAGAAAAACTTGGTATCGTTGTAATTCATCAGGAATTAAATATGCTACCCGATTTAACAGTGGCACAAAATTTATTCCTAGGTAAAGAACTTACATACGGAAAGACAGGCATCTTGAAAAATCGTCAAATGGAAAAGGAAGCAGCACAGTTACTTTCTAAACTAGGACTGGATATTAACCCGCGAACTCGAACAGGAGATTTATCGGTTGGTAAACAGCAAATCATAGAGATTGCCAAAGCCATTGCAAGTGATGCGAAATATATTGTCATGGATGAGCCCACAGCTGCTTTAACGGATCGAGAAATCGAAACATTATTTACAACAGTGAATGAGCTAAAAGCAAAAGGGATTTCATTTGTGTATATTTCACACCGGATGGAAGAAATATTTGCAATCTGTGATCGCATAACGATTTTACGAGATGGTCAATACGTAGGTGTACGAAATATACCGGAGACAAATTTTGATGAGATCGTCGCGATGATGGTTGGTCGTGAGCTTGGGGAACGTTTCCCAGAGAGAAGTTGTACAATTGGCGAAACCAAACTAGAGGTGCGAAACCTTGCAGTTAACGGGTTATTCCAAGATGTTTCCTTCAAGATTAAAAAGGGGGAGGTCCTTGGGGTAGCTGGATTGATGGGGGCTGGACGTACTGAAGTGGCTCAAGCAATTTTTGGCTATCGAAAGTTAAGTAAAGGTGAGATTTTCATAGATGGCAAAAAAACTAGTATTAAAACCCCAATAGATGCCATGAGGAATGGAATTGGTTTTGTCACAGAAGACCGCAAAACCCAAGGGTTGGTTCTTGATTTCTCTATCAAAGACAATATTGCATTAGCCAATCTTGAAAAGTGCTCTGCTTCTGGAGTTATGAAGAAAGAACATGAAAACAGTATGGTAGCAAAGTATATTGAGGACTTAAAGATACGAACTTCAGGTCCCGAGCAAAGTGCAAAATCTCTAAGTGGTGGGAATCAACAAAAGGTTGTAATTGCTAAATGGCTTGGAACAGAGCCGGAGATATTAATTTTGGATGAACCAACACGTGGAGTAGATATTGGTGCTAAAAAAGAGATCTATTATATTATCAATCAACTTGCTGAAGCCGGTGTGGCGATTTTGATGATTTCTTCAGAATTACCTGAAGTAATCGGAATGGCAGATCGTGTGATTGTTATGCAAGAAGGAAAATTAACAGGTGAAGTAAATAAAGAAAATATGACACAAGAAGTCATTATGCAATACGCAACAGGGGGAGAAAAAGTTGTCCAATCATAA
- a CDS encoding HD domain-containing protein: MINQLKETVQEIYNQFDASHDFQHIERVLQNAESILETEPEADREIVEIAVLLHDVSDKKYTDSKENEDALLNALNLSDHQKQHIKQIIESVSFNGGNEVAAKSIEAKIVRDADRLDAIGAVGIARTFAYGGAKGRKLYDDAEEVRIHMSEEDYRSKSTASVTHFYEKLLLLKDLMTTEKGKQMAEERHTFMESFLDQLKDEREGRA; the protein is encoded by the coding sequence ATGATTAATCAACTGAAAGAAACTGTTCAAGAAATTTATAACCAATTTGATGCGAGTCATGATTTCCAACATATTGAGAGGGTACTCCAAAATGCAGAAAGCATCCTTGAGACAGAGCCAGAGGCAGACAGAGAAATTGTCGAAATTGCTGTACTTTTACATGATGTGAGTGATAAGAAATATACTGATTCCAAAGAAAATGAAGACGCTTTATTAAATGCGTTAAACCTATCAGATCATCAAAAACAACATATTAAGCAGATCATTGAAAGTGTATCGTTCAACGGGGGAAATGAAGTAGCTGCAAAATCAATTGAGGCTAAAATAGTTCGAGATGCTGATCGGTTAGATGCAATCGGAGCAGTGGGAATTGCCCGTACATTTGCATATGGTGGAGCAAAGGGGCGTAAACTATATGATGATGCAGAAGAAGTTCGCATACATATGTCAGAAGAAGATTATCGTTCAAAAAGTACAGCTTCAGTCACGCATTTCTATGAAAAATTACTTTTGTTAAAAGACTTAATGACGACGGAAAAAGGGAAGCAAATGGCTGAAGAACGACACACATTTATGGAAAGTTTTTTGGACCAATTGAAGGATGAAAGGGAAGGTAGAGCTTAA
- the rbsD gene encoding D-ribose pyranase, whose amino-acid sequence MKKHGILNRELAGRFAKLGHTDRIVIADCGLPIPEGVPCIDLAYKLGEPSFLSILEVVLDDLVVESAVVAKEVATKNEKIADSLNENLSNLTIVTHEEFKELTKETKLIIRTGETTPYANVILQCGVIF is encoded by the coding sequence ATGAAAAAACATGGAATTTTAAATAGGGAATTAGCAGGACGTTTTGCAAAATTAGGTCATACTGATCGAATTGTGATTGCAGACTGTGGTTTACCAATACCAGAAGGTGTTCCGTGCATTGACCTCGCCTACAAACTTGGAGAACCATCATTTCTTTCAATCTTAGAAGTAGTCTTGGATGATTTAGTTGTAGAATCAGCAGTCGTAGCAAAAGAGGTTGCAACAAAGAATGAAAAAATTGCTGATAGTTTAAATGAGAATTTATCCAATCTTACCATTGTCACACATGAAGAATTTAAAGAGCTAACAAAAGAAACAAAGTTAATTATTCGTACAGGTGAAACTACGCCATATGCGAATGTGATATTACAATGCGGTGTAATTTTTTAG
- the rbsK gene encoding ribokinase, with translation MITVIGSINMDIAIRTDIFPKQGETVLGNLFTTIPGGKGANQAVAAARLGSQVQMIGAVGQDAFGNELYANLKNEKVHVAGITKTSNSTGIANILLHNNDNRIIVVPGSNFDVDQQMIDQNMDFIKQSSIVMLQLEIPAETIEYVLDVCEKLSIPVLLNPAPAANYKREWIEKVTYLTPNETECEEIFGTDYETVLKKYPNKIIVTLGGDGAAYYDGNKIVKVPGFKTKAVDTTGAGDTFNGAFAHAITTGKSIEKSVEFANIAASLSVEKFGAQGGMPQIEKVNARLEDMK, from the coding sequence ATGATTACTGTAATTGGCAGTATTAATATGGATATAGCTATTCGTACAGATATTTTTCCGAAACAAGGTGAAACGGTGCTTGGAAACTTATTTACAACGATTCCAGGAGGTAAAGGGGCAAATCAAGCAGTAGCCGCAGCAAGGCTTGGTAGTCAAGTTCAAATGATTGGTGCAGTAGGACAAGACGCATTTGGAAACGAGCTTTACGCCAATTTGAAAAATGAAAAAGTCCATGTAGCCGGGATTACCAAAACAAGCAATTCTACAGGGATAGCCAATATACTATTACACAATAATGATAATCGAATTATTGTAGTACCTGGTTCGAACTTTGATGTGGACCAACAAATGATCGATCAAAACATGGATTTTATTAAACAAAGCTCAATAGTGATGCTGCAGCTAGAAATTCCAGCAGAAACAATCGAATATGTTTTGGACGTTTGTGAAAAATTGTCAATTCCAGTTTTGTTAAATCCAGCTCCGGCAGCAAATTACAAACGTGAGTGGATTGAGAAAGTAACTTACTTAACGCCAAATGAAACAGAATGTGAAGAGATTTTCGGGACAGATTACGAAACGGTCTTAAAAAAATACCCAAATAAAATCATCGTGACACTAGGTGGAGATGGGGCTGCCTACTACGATGGAAACAAAATTGTAAAGGTTCCAGGGTTTAAAACAAAGGCAGTGGATACCACAGGTGCTGGAGATACCTTTAATGGTGCTTTTGCCCACGCAATTACGACAGGAAAATCGATTGAAAAGTCTGTTGAATTTGCTAATATTGCCGCCTCTCTTTCAGTTGAGAAATTTGGTGCCCAAGGAGGCATGCCACAAATTGAAAAAGTGAATGCTCGTTTGGAGGACATGAAATGA
- a CDS encoding DoxX family protein, which produces MYKNEVGGLVLRIVLGGIFLLHGFVKFKEGISETITRFNEYGIPYAEIAGFGVAGIEVLGGFFLIIGFSVRFVSFLLTALMVGAIVFVKFEQGFLNGFEFNVALIAMSLYLLFAGSRLMSLDQLFTEKEKGSKGKIQFRS; this is translated from the coding sequence ATGTATAAGAATGAAGTAGGTGGTTTGGTTCTAAGGATTGTGTTAGGGGGAATTTTTTTGTTACATGGATTTGTGAAGTTTAAAGAAGGGATTTCTGAAACGATTACAAGATTTAATGAGTATGGTATTCCATATGCTGAAATTGCTGGATTTGGGGTGGCTGGCATTGAAGTACTTGGCGGATTCTTTTTGATCATCGGCTTTTCCGTTCGATTTGTTTCGTTTCTGCTTACTGCGCTGATGGTAGGGGCTATCGTTTTTGTGAAGTTTGAACAGGGATTCTTGAATGGGTTTGAATTTAATGTAGCCCTTATCGCAATGTCACTTTATCTTTTATTTGCAGGAAGCAGGTTGATGTCCCTTGATCAGTTATTTACTGAAAAAGAAAAAGGTTCGAAAGGAAAAATCCAATTTCGAAGCTAA
- a CDS encoding methyl-accepting chemotaxis protein codes for MKDIFKLFKLDTIRKKILVSFALVVLFTVIYGVLSYIINTSLMNSSKEIIEEKLVLLNAENALAESINVRASAARAYVLKGDESYKDMYYEYSTQTNESMDIIKNSAHFGLIQNAAFTAENWHKFIEERVFAEFDAGNIEDARFNITMRDSDVEAIRGQFEAVAQQTENQIIEIGQMMIDDTENAKLLLIVMSLIIIIVAIATQIFLSSMVSKPVVRLMKQMNKITAGQLDLEPLPISTKDEFGKLAESTNNMTEQLKSIIGQIQLVSSNVENSSMNLKLSAFEVSEGTHQTAATVAQIADGTEEQASSTMELRSVMTSFAGQINEANNNSQKVYQHSAVVRDMTDNGRQLMTETTSQIEKINTIVKTAVAKVENLNEQSKQITNLVKVITDIADQTNLLALNAAIEAARAGEHGKSFAVVADEVKKLAEQVSLSVSSISTIVTSIQNETNEVTTSLMSGYNEVVKGSEQTNLSKETFEKISMAITEMVTNIQTVATNLENISQQTHSIDTSIETIASVSEQSAASSEEAAATVEEVASSMEQVSSNADELASNAEQLNQLVKQFRI; via the coding sequence GTGAAGGATATATTCAAACTATTCAAATTAGATACAATTCGCAAAAAAATCTTAGTTAGTTTTGCTTTAGTTGTCTTGTTTACAGTTATTTATGGTGTTTTATCGTACATAATTAATACCTCTTTAATGAATTCTTCCAAGGAGATAATAGAAGAAAAACTAGTACTATTGAATGCCGAGAATGCACTTGCAGAATCTATAAATGTCCGTGCATCTGCAGCCCGCGCTTATGTCTTAAAAGGAGATGAATCCTATAAGGATATGTACTATGAATATAGTACACAAACAAATGAAAGCATGGATATTATTAAAAATAGTGCTCATTTCGGTTTAATACAAAATGCAGCCTTTACTGCAGAAAATTGGCATAAATTTATTGAAGAACGAGTATTTGCAGAATTTGATGCCGGAAATATTGAGGACGCTAGATTTAATATTACAATGAGAGATTCCGATGTTGAAGCTATTCGTGGACAGTTTGAAGCAGTTGCACAACAAACTGAAAATCAAATAATTGAAATCGGGCAAATGATGATTGATGATACAGAAAACGCTAAATTATTACTCATTGTTATGTCTCTGATCATTATCATAGTTGCAATTGCAACCCAAATCTTCCTTTCTTCCATGGTCTCTAAACCGGTTGTTCGATTAATGAAACAAATGAATAAAATTACAGCTGGACAATTGGATCTTGAGCCCTTGCCTATATCAACAAAAGATGAATTTGGAAAATTAGCGGAATCTACAAATAATATGACGGAACAACTAAAGTCGATTATTGGGCAAATACAGCTAGTATCTTCTAATGTCGAGAATAGCAGTATGAACTTAAAATTATCAGCTTTTGAAGTTTCTGAAGGAACACATCAAACAGCAGCTACTGTTGCACAAATAGCGGATGGAACTGAAGAACAAGCTTCCAGTACGATGGAACTTAGAAGTGTAATGACATCCTTTGCAGGTCAAATTAATGAAGCAAATAATAACAGTCAGAAGGTTTATCAGCATTCAGCGGTTGTACGTGATATGACAGATAATGGTCGCCAGCTGATGACAGAGACTACTTCACAAATTGAGAAAATTAATACCATTGTTAAAACTGCTGTAGCTAAAGTAGAAAATCTAAACGAGCAATCAAAACAAATTACGAATCTTGTAAAAGTAATTACAGACATTGCAGATCAAACTAACTTGCTAGCTTTAAACGCTGCGATTGAAGCAGCAAGGGCAGGAGAACATGGTAAAAGCTTTGCAGTTGTTGCAGATGAAGTAAAAAAATTGGCGGAACAAGTCTCCCTATCTGTTTCAAGCATCTCAACAATTGTAACGAGCATCCAAAACGAAACTAATGAGGTTACAACTTCTTTAATGTCTGGCTATAACGAGGTAGTAAAAGGCTCAGAACAAACGAATCTATCAAAAGAAACATTTGAAAAAATATCGATGGCGATTACTGAAATGGTAACAAATATTCAAACGGTTGCTACAAACTTGGAGAATATTTCACAGCAAACACATAGTATAGATACTTCTATCGAAACGATTGCAAGCGTTTCGGAGCAATCTGCTGCAAGCTCTGAAGAAGCAGCTGCTACTGTCGAGGAAGTGGCCTCTTCCATGGAACAAGTCTCTTCCAATGCGGATGAACTTGCTTCGAATGCCGAACAATTAAACCAGCTGGTGAAGCAATTCCGAATATAA
- the rbsC gene encoding ribose ABC transporter permease, protein MSKLGPLFGLILLIIVVSILNPSFLSIANIFNVLRQVSISAIIAFGMTFVILTGGIDLSVGSTLALTGAIAASLLASGMDPFLTMGIALIIGLILGAINGVIITKGKVAPFIATLATMTIYRGLTLVYTDGRPISDLGNHYSFQLFGKGYFLGFPVPVVTMVIAFIVLYFILQKTTFGRRVYAVGGNEEAAKLSGINTDRVKIAVYAITGLLASLAALILTSRLNSAQPTAGQSYELDAIAAVVLGGTSLNGGKGWIFGTLIGALIIGVLNNGMNLIGVSSFWQQVVKGIVILIAVLMDRKKTA, encoded by the coding sequence ATATCTAAACTTGGGCCGCTATTTGGTTTAATTCTACTAATTATCGTTGTTTCAATCTTAAATCCAAGTTTTTTATCAATCGCAAATATCTTTAATGTTCTACGTCAAGTTTCCATTAGTGCTATTATTGCATTCGGTATGACGTTTGTTATCTTAACAGGTGGAATTGATTTGTCAGTCGGTTCAACCTTGGCCTTGACTGGTGCTATCGCAGCAAGTTTACTTGCAAGTGGAATGGATCCATTCTTAACAATGGGCATTGCGTTAATAATCGGTTTGATTTTAGGTGCAATCAATGGCGTAATCATAACAAAAGGTAAGGTAGCTCCATTTATTGCTACACTTGCAACGATGACAATTTATCGTGGATTGACTTTAGTTTATACAGATGGTCGGCCGATTTCTGATTTAGGAAACCATTATTCATTCCAATTATTTGGGAAAGGGTACTTTTTAGGATTCCCTGTACCTGTTGTCACAATGGTTATTGCTTTTATCGTGTTATATTTCATTTTACAAAAAACAACATTTGGTCGTCGTGTTTATGCAGTTGGTGGAAATGAAGAAGCAGCAAAACTCTCAGGCATTAACACAGATCGTGTAAAAATTGCTGTTTATGCAATTACAGGATTATTGGCTTCACTTGCAGCATTAATTTTAACTTCTCGTTTGAATTCAGCTCAACCTACAGCAGGGCAATCTTATGAATTAGATGCAATCGCGGCTGTTGTTTTAGGTGGTACAAGCCTGAACGGCGGTAAAGGTTGGATTTTCGGAACATTAATAGGTGCGTTGATTATTGGTGTTTTAAATAACGGTATGAACTTGATAGGTGTTTCTTCCTTCTGGCAACAGGTTGTAAAAGGAATCGTCATTCTAATCGCTGTCTTAATGGATCGTAAAAAAACTGCTTAA
- the rbsB gene encoding ribose ABC transporter substrate-binding protein RbsB has product MKKLILLFVALVTLVLSACSMESPFLENAKENAANEQVSYKIGFSISTLNNPFFVTLSDGAKANADEQGAEISIVDAQDDASKQASDVEDLIQQGVDLILINPVDSAAVGSAVESANAAGIPVITVDRSAESGEVISHIASDNVAGGVLAGDYLLELLGEGAKVAMLEGIAGSSAARDRGEGFLTAVEGKVDLVSSLTANFDRGEGLTVMENMLQANPEIQGVFAQNDEMALGALEAIEASGKDIKVIGFDATDDALAKVEEGKLAATVAQKPEEIGKAAIETAIAYLNGEAVEEFVPVELELVK; this is encoded by the coding sequence ATGAAAAAGCTTATTTTACTATTTGTAGCACTGGTCACACTAGTTCTTTCTGCATGTTCAATGGAATCTCCATTTTTAGAAAATGCAAAAGAAAATGCTGCAAATGAACAAGTGTCATATAAAATTGGTTTCTCAATCTCTACATTAAATAATCCTTTCTTTGTTACCTTAAGTGATGGGGCAAAAGCAAACGCAGATGAGCAAGGAGCAGAAATTTCGATAGTAGATGCACAGGATGATGCTTCTAAACAAGCATCAGACGTAGAGGATTTAATCCAACAGGGTGTGGATTTAATCTTGATTAACCCAGTTGACTCCGCAGCAGTTGGATCTGCTGTTGAATCGGCCAATGCAGCAGGAATTCCTGTAATTACGGTTGACCGTTCAGCTGAAAGTGGAGAAGTTATTTCCCATATTGCATCAGATAATGTAGCAGGTGGTGTTTTAGCCGGAGACTACTTACTAGAATTATTAGGCGAAGGTGCAAAAGTTGCTATGCTTGAGGGAATCGCTGGTTCATCGGCAGCTCGCGATCGTGGTGAAGGATTCTTAACGGCAGTAGAAGGAAAAGTAGATTTAGTTTCAAGCTTAACAGCAAACTTTGATCGAGGAGAAGGCTTAACAGTAATGGAAAACATGCTTCAGGCAAATCCTGAGATTCAAGGTGTGTTTGCACAAAATGACGAAATGGCGTTAGGTGCTTTAGAAGCAATTGAAGCTAGCGGCAAAGACATCAAGGTCATTGGATTTGATGCTACAGATGATGCACTTGCCAAAGTAGAAGAAGGAAAGCTTGCAGCGACGGTTGCTCAAAAACCAGAAGAAATTGGGAAGGCAGCTATCGAAACGGCCATTGCCTACTTAAATGGTGAAGCTGTAGAGGAATTTGTTCCCGTGGAGTTAGAGCTAGTAAAATAA
- a CDS encoding GntR family transcriptional regulator produces MSNFFDQDKPIYLQIREKMEDQIVNNQLKEGDQAPSTTQLVNFYKINHATVSKGVNQLVEEGILYKKRGIGMFVAEGAREKLIQKRKDAFKENYVVGLVQEANKLGITDQELFDLIKKCKGSV; encoded by the coding sequence TTGAGTAATTTTTTTGACCAAGATAAACCGATTTATTTGCAAATCCGAGAAAAAATGGAGGACCAAATCGTGAACAATCAGTTAAAAGAGGGCGATCAGGCACCTTCAACAACACAGCTTGTGAATTTTTATAAGATTAACCATGCGACAGTTTCAAAAGGAGTCAATCAATTGGTAGAAGAAGGAATTCTTTATAAAAAGAGGGGAATTGGGATGTTTGTTGCCGAAGGGGCAAGAGAAAAACTTATTCAAAAGAGAAAAGATGCGTTTAAAGAAAATTATGTAGTAGGACTGGTGCAAGAAGCCAATAAGCTAGGAATTACCGATCAAGAGTTATTTGACCTAATTAAAAAGTGCAAAGGAAGTGTATGA